A part of Mesoplodon densirostris isolate mMesDen1 chromosome 10, mMesDen1 primary haplotype, whole genome shotgun sequence genomic DNA contains:
- the PRRC2A gene encoding protein PRRC2A isoform X3, with the protein MEHMEMVEGHQAYCHDSLERNFRPCRRLATRTRLPRKGSLPNSRLGPDQASAPKLCSLCLFQNTDSTTWRDGGGRGPDELEGPDSKLHHGHDPRGGLQPAGPPQFPPYRGMMPPFMYPPYLPFPPPYGPQGPYRYPTPDGPGRFPRVAGPRGSGPPMRLVEPVGRPSILKEDNLKEFDQLDQENDDGWAGAHEEVDYTEKLKFSDEEDGRDSDEEGAEGHKESQSAAGEERPPEADGKKGNSPGSEPPPPKTAWAETSRPPETEPGPPAPKPPPPPPHRGPTGNWGPPGDYPDRGGPPCKPPAPEDEDEAWRQRRKQSSSEISLAVERARRRREEEERRMQEERRAACAEKLKRLDEKFGAPDKRLKSESAVPPAAPPVPAPPPAAPKELPTPPAPPPAPVPTPEKEPEEPAQASPAPSTPTAGVAPAPTVVSGGGSTSSTSSGSFEASPVEPQLPSKEGPEPPEEVPSPATPPAPKVEPKGDGVGPTRQPPSQGLGYPKYQKSLPPRFQRQQQEQLLKQQQQQWQQHQQGSAPPAPVPPSPPQPVTLGAVPAPQAPPPPPKALYPGALGRPPPMPPMNFDPRWMMIPPYVDPRLLQGRPPLDFYPPGVHPSGLVPRERSDSGGSSSEPFERHAPPLLRDRGTPPVDPKLAWVGDVFTTTPADPRPLTSPLRQAADEDEKGMRSETPPVPPPPPYLASYPGFPENGGPGPPIPRFPLEEPTPPGPRPLPWPPGNDEAAKIQAPPPKKETPKEETPQLTGPEAGRKPVRGIGGQGPPPPRRESRTETRWGPRPGSSRRGIPPEEPGAPPRRAGPIKKPPLPAKVEDLPPKPLEQGDETPKVPKPDPLKTAKGKIGGPKETPPSGTLSPAPRLRRDYSYERVGPPSCRGRGRGEYFARGRGFRGTYGGRGRGARSREFRSYREFRGDDGRAGGAGGPNHPPAPRGRTASETRSEGSEYEEIPKRRRQRGSETGSETHESDLAPSDKEAPTPKEGVLTQVPLAPPPSGAPPSPAPARFSTARGGRVFTPRGVPSRRGRGGGRPPPPICPGWSPPTKSLAPKKPPTGPLPPSKEPLKEKLIPGPLSPMARGGSNGGSNVGMGVEDGERPRRRRHGRAQQQDKPPRFRRLKQERENAARGTEGKPSSLALPVSTPGPEEALTTVAAPPPPRRAAAKSPDLSNQNSDQANEEWETASESSDFASERRGDKEAPPAALLTPKAVGTPGGSGGGAGPGISAMSRGELSQRAKDLSKRSFSSQRPGMERQNRRPGPSSKSGSGGGSSGGGGGGPGGRTGPGRGDKRSWPSPKNRSRPPEERPPGLPLPPPPPSSSAVFRLDQVIHSNPAGIQQALAQLSSRQGSAAAPGGHPKPKPGPPQTPQGPSPRPPTRYDPQRANSNDVNSGPHLEEPGPMVRGVGGTPRDSAGVNPFPPKRRERPPRKPELLQEESLPPSHSSGFLGPKPEGPGPQGESRDAGTEALTPHLWNRIHTATSRKSYQPGSMEPWMEPLSPFEDVAGTEMSQSDSGVDLSGDSQVSSGPCSQRSSPDGGLKGAAEGPHKRSGGPSPLNAVPGEGPPGSEPSEPPRRRPPAPHDGDRKELPREQLLPPGPIGTERLQRTDRGPEPGSLRPSHRPGPPVQFGTSDKDSDLCLVVGDSLKAEKELTVSVTEAIPIARDWELLPSASASAEPQSKNLDSGHCGPETSSSGQRLYPEVFYGSPGPPSSQVSGGAIDSQLHPNNGGFRPGTPSLHPYRSQPLYLPPGPAPPSALLSGVAVKGQFLDFSPLQATELGKLPAGGVLYPPPSFLYSPAFCPSPLPDPPLLQVRQDLPSPSDFYSPPLQPGGQSGFLPSGAPAQQMLLPMVDSQLPVVNFGSLPPAPPPAPPPLSLLPVGPALQPPSLAVRPPPAPTRVLPSPARPFGPSLGRAELHPVELKPFHDYRKLNHHLGGPGSSRTPPAGRSFSGLNSRLKAPPSTYSGVFRTQRIDLYQQASPPDALRWTPKPWERTGPPSREGPSRRAEEPGSRGDKEPGLPPPR; encoded by the exons ATGGAGCACATGGAGATG GTGGAAGGGCATCAAGCCTACTGTCACGATTCTCTCGAGAGGAATTTCCGACCCTGCAGGCGGCTGGCGACCAGGACAAGGCTGCCAAGGAAAGGGAGTCTGCCGAACAGTCGTCTGGGCCCGGACCAAGCCTCCGCCCCCAAA CTATGTTCGCTCTGCCTTTTCCAAAATACAGATTCTACAACTTGGAGGGACGGAGGTGGGCGTGGCCCTGATGAGCTGGAGGGCCCGGACTCCAAACTTCATCATGGCCATGATCCCCGGGGTGGGCTGCAGCCTGCAGGCCCACCCCAGTTCCCTCCCTACCGCGGAATGATGCCGCCTTTC ATGTATCCCCCATATCTCCCGTTTCCTCCGCCCTATGGACCCCAGGGGCCTTACCGATACCCCACTCCTGATGGGCCCGG CCGTTTCCCCCGTGTGGCAGGCCCCCGAGGTTCAGGGCCACCAATGCGCCTCGTAGAACCTGTGGGTCGGCCTTCCATTCTTAAAGAAGATAATCTCAAAGAGTTTGATCAGCTGGACCAGGAGAATGATGATGGTTGGGCAG GGGCCCACGAGGAGGTCGACTACACTGAGAAGCTCAAGTTCAGTGATGAGGAAGATGGGCGAGACTCCGATGAGGAGGGAGCTGAGGGCCA CAAGGAGTCCCAGTCAGCTGCTGGTGAGGAACGGCCCCCTGAAGCAGATGGCAAAAAGGGCAACTCGCCCGGCAGCGAACCACCCCCTCCCAAGACGGCCTGGGCAGAGACCTCTCGGCCTCCAGAGACAGAGCCGGGGCCTCCTGCCCCaaagcctcccccacccccacctcaccGAGGCCCCACCGGGAACTGGGGCCCCCCTGGGGACTACCCA GATCGCGGGGGCCCTCCCTGCAAGCCCCCAGCACCCGAAGATGAGGATGAGGCTTGGCGGCAGCGGCGAAAGCAGTCTTCGTCAGAAATCTCCCTGGCTGTGGAGCGAGCCCGGCGACGGCGAGAGGAGGAGGAACGGCGCATGCAGGAGGAACGCAGGGCAGCCTGTGCCGAGAAACTCAAGCGACTCGATGAGAAGTTTGGGGCACCTGACAAGCGGCTCAAATCGGAATCTGCTGTACCACCTGCTGCCCCTCCTGTCCCCGCTCCACCACCTGCGGCCCCCAAAGAACTTCCCACACCTCCAGCTCCTCCACCGGCACCAGTCCCGACACCTGAAAAAGAACCGGAAGAGCCGGCACAGGCCTCTCCTGCCCCGTCCACCCCCACTGCAGGTGTGGCTCCAGCTCCCACCGTGGTGAGTGGTGGTGGCAGCACCAGTAGCACCAGCAGTGGCAGCTTCGAAGCCAGCCCAG TGGAACCCCAACTGCCCTCAAAAGAGGGTCCTGAACCACCAGAAGAAGTTCCTTCTCCTGCCACTCCCCCAGCCCCAAAGGTGGAGCCCAAGGGTGATGGGGTTGGTCCTACCCGGCAGCCCCCCAGCCAAGGCTTGGGCTACCCCAAGTATCAGAAATCATTGCCTCCTCGTTTCCAGCGGCAGCAGCAG GAGCAGCTcttgaagcagcagcagcagcagtggcagcagcatCAACAGGGCTCCGCCCCGCCTGCCCCAGTGCCCCCATCACCACCACAGCCTGTGACCCTGGGGGCTGTGCCAGCTCCACAGGCTCCGCCACCACCCCCCAAGGCCCTGTACCCAGGTGCTCTGGGCCGGCCCCCACCCATGCCCCCTATGAACTTCGATCCCCGCTGGATGATGATTCCTCCTTATGTGGACCCCCGGCTCCTTCAGGGCCGGCCCCCTCTGGACTTCTATCCTCCTGGTGTGCATCCCTCTG GCCTAGTTCCCCGGGAGCGCTCAGACAGTGGAGGCTCAAGCTCAGAGCCATTTGAGCGCCATGCACCCCCCCTCTTACGGGATCGTGGCACCCCACCAGTGGATCCAAAGTTGGCCTGGGTAGGAGATGTCTTCACCACCACACCTGCTGACCCCcgcccacttacctcaccactgCGCCAGGCTGCTGACGAGGATGAGAAGGGGATGAG GAGCGAGACCCCTCCAGTACCTCCCCCACCACCCTATCTGGCCAGTTATCCAGGCTTTCCTGAGAATGGAGGCCCTGGGCCCCCAATCCCTCGCTTCCCTCTGGAGGAGCCAACTCCCCCAGGGCCCCGTCCACTCCCCTGGCCCCCAGGCAATGATGAGGCAGCCAAGATACAAGCTCCACCACCCAAAAAGGAAACCCCCAAGGAGGAGACTCCACAGCTGACCGGGCCAGAAGCAGGTCGAAAGCCTGTCCGTGGAATCGGAGGCCAAGGCCCCCCGCCACCTCGCAGAGAGAGCCGCACTGAGACCCGCTGGGGCCCTCGTCCAGGCAGCAGTCGTCGTGGAATCCCTCCAGAGGAGCCAGGGGCCCCTCCCCGCCGCGCTGGGCCTATCAAGAAACCCCCACTGCCTGCAAAAGTCGAAGATCTGCCCCCCAAGCCCCTCGAACAGGGAGATGAAACCCCCAAGGTTCCAAAGCCAGACCCGTTGAAGACGGCGAAGGGGAAGATAGGTGGCCCCAAGGAGACCCCACCCAGTGGGACTCTTTCCCCTGCCCCAAGGCTTCGGAGGGACTATTCCTATGAGAGAGTGGGTCCTCCCTCTTGCCGGGGTCGGGGCCGAGGGGAGTATTTTGCCAGGGGGAGGGGTTTTCGGGGCACCTATGGGGGACGGGGGCGGGGAGCCCGAAGCCGAGAGTTCCGTAGTTACCGGGAATTCCGAGGAGATGATGGGCGtgcaggtggggcagggggacCAAACCATCCTCCTGCTCCTCGAGGCCGCACTGCCAGCGAGACACGGAGTGAGGGTTCAGAGTATGAAGAAATCCCCAAGCGGCGCCGGCAGCGGGGTTCAGAGACAGGCAGCGAGACCCATGAGAGTGATCTGGCCCCCTCAGACAAGGAGGCCCCGACACCCAAGGAGGGAGTACTTACGCAGGTCCCTCTTGCTCCCCCACCATCAGGAGCACCCCCTTCACCAGCCCCAGCCCGCTTTTCCACAGCCAGAGGTGGACGAGTCTTCACTCCCAGAGGGGTGCCATCACGCCGGGGTCGAGGGGGAGGGcggccccctccccccatttgCCCAGGCTGGAGCCCCCCCACCAAGTCTCTGGCTCCAAAGAAGCCTCCGACAGGTCCTTTGCCTCCAAGTAAGGAGCCTTTGAAAGAGAAGCTGATCCCAGGGCCCCTGTCCCCCATGGCCCGCGGAGGCAGCAATGGAGGCAGCAACGTAGGCATGGGTGTGGAAGACGGAGAGCGGCCCCGGAGGAGGCGACACGGGAGGGCTCAGCAGCAGGACAAACCGCCTCGTTTCCGGAGACTGAAACAGGAACGGGAGAACGCTGCCAGGGGGACCGAGGGCAAGCCCTCTTCCCTTGCCCTTCCAGTCTCCACTCCTGGACCGGAGGAGGCCCTCACAACGGTAGCAGCGCCCCCACCACCTCGCCGGGCAGCTGCTAAGTCTCCCGATCTGTCAAACCAGAACTCAGACCAAGCCAATGAGGAATGGGAGACCGCCTCAGAGAGCAGTGACTTTGCCAGTGAGCGCCGGGGGGACAAGGAGGCCCCGCCAGCAGCACTGCTAACCCCCAAAGCTGTGGGGACTCCCGGGGGCAGTGGAGGTGGAGCTGGACCAGGCATTTCAGCCATGTCCCGTGGAGAGCTGAGCCAGAGAGCCAAAGATTTGAGCAAGCGGAGCTTCTCGAGTCAGCGGCCAGGCATGGAAAGGCAGAACCGGCGCCCAGGCCCAAGCAGCAAGTCTGGCAGTGGTGGCGGCAGCAGTGGAGGAGGAGGCGGGGGTCCTGGAGGGAGGACCGGCCCAGGGCGAGGGGACAAGAGGAGCTGGCCCTCTCCCAAGAACCGAAG CCGTCCTCCAGAGGAGCGTCCCCCAgggctccctctgcctcccccaccccccagcagttCTGCTGTCTTCCGCCTGGACCAAGTTATCCACAGCAACCCTGCTGGCATCCAACAGGCTCTGGCCCAGCTCAGCAGCCGCCAAGGAAGTGCAGCTGCACCAGGGGGCCACCCAAAGCCCAAGCCTGGGCCTCCCCAAACCCCCCAAGGCCCCTCCCCTCGGCCCCCAACCCGGTATGACCCTCAGAGGGCCAACAGCAATGACGTCAATTCGG GCCCCCACTTGGAGGAGCCAGGGCCGATGGTCAGGGGGGTGGGCGGGACTCCCCGGGACTCTGCCGGGGTTAATCCCTTCCCCCCCAAACGGCGAGAGCGGCCTCCCAGAAAACCGGAGCTGCTGCAGGAG GAATCTTTGCCACCTTCTCATAGCTCTGGATTCTTGGGCCCCAAACCCGAGGGCCCGGGCCCTCAGGGCGAGTCCAGAGATGCAGGAACAGAGGCCCTGACCCCTCACCTCTGGAATCGTATACATACTG CCACTAGCCGGAAGAGTTACCAGCCTGGCTCCATGGAGCCTTGGATGGAACCCCTGAGTCCTTTTGAGGATGTGGCTGGCACGGAG ATGAGTCAGTCTGACAGTGGGGTGGACCTGAGTGGGGATTCTCAGGTGTCATCAGGTCCCTGCAGCCAGCGAAGTTCCCCTGATGGAGGACTCAAGGGGGCAGCAGAGGGGCCCCACAAGCGGTCTGGAGGCCCCTCCCCCCTGAATGCTGTTCCTGGCGAGGGTCCACCTGGCTCTGAACCCTCTGAACCTCCTAGGAGACGGCCACCTGCCCCGCACGATGGGGACAGAAAG GAGCTGCCCCGGGAGCAGCTTCTGCCCCCTGGGCCCATTGGCACAGAACGATTGCAGCGTACAGACCGAGGCCCAGAGCCTGGCTCCCTCCGGCCATCCCATCGACCTGGTCCTCCAGTCCAGTTTGGTACCAGTGACAAG GACTCGGACTTGTGCCTAGTGGTGGGAGACAGTTTAAAAGCAGAGAAGGAGCTAACGGTATCAGTCACTGAG GCCATTCCCATAGCCCGAGACTGGGAGCTGCTCCCCAGTGCTTCTGCCTCAGCTGAGCCACAATCCAAGAACCTGGATtctgggcactgtggcccagAGACCAGCTCCTCAGGCCAACGCTTGTACCCTGAGGTCTTCTATGGCAGCCCTGGGCCTCCCAGTTCTCAA GTTTCAGGGGGAGCCATAGACTCTCAGCTACATCCCAACAATGGAGGTTTCCGCCCGGGGACACCCTCATTGCACCCTTACAG ATCACAGCCCCTGTAcctccccccaggcccagccccacccTCGGCACTGCTCTCTGGGGTAGCTGTCAAGGGCCAGTTTCTGGATTTCTCCCCACTGCAAGCAACAGAGCTGGGGAAGTTGCCAGCTGGAGGAGTTCTCTACCCTCCACCTTCCTTCCTCTACTCTCCAGCCTTCTGCCCTAGCCCTTTGCCAGACCCACCCTTGCTTCAG GTGCGACAGGATCTGCCATCCCCTTCAGATTTCTATTCCCCTCCTCTGCAACCTGGTGGCCAAAGTGGCTTCCTCCCCTCAGGGGCCCCTGCCCAGCAG ATGCTTCTACCCATGGTGGACTCTCAGCTGCCTGTGGTCAACTTTGGCTCCCTGCCACCAGCGccacctcctgccccaccccccctTTCTCTGTTACCTGTGGGCCCTGCTCTGCAGCCCCCCAGCCTGGCTGTGCGGCCCCCACCTGCTCCTACTCGGGTGCTGCCTTCACCTGCCAGGCCCTTCGGCCCTAGCTTGGGGCGAGCAGAG CTGCACCCAGTAGAACTAAAGCCGTTCCACGATTATCGAAAACTGAACCACCACCTTGGGGGACCTGGGTCATCACGTACTCCTCCAGCTGGAAG GTCTTTCTCTGGCCTCAACTCCCGTCTCAAGGCCCCACCTTCCACCTACAGCGGAGTCTTCCGCACCCAGCGCATCGACCTCTACCAGCAG GCCTCCCCACCAGACGCCCTGCGCTGGACGCCGAAGCCTTGGGAGCGGACGGGGCCACCTTCTCGAGAAGGGCCGTCCCGAAGGGCAGAGGAGCCTGGGTCCCGAGGGGACAAGGAGCCTGGATTGCCCCCACCCCGCTGA